taaattattatttcttctctcGTTACTTCTTTTAAAACACCAACAGCGAGTAcaggaagaggacaagtttctttttttttctaattttccatCATTTTACGTATTCTACTAAGAACAGTGGGCATTGGAATGACGACTTTACGGAAAGAAAGGGGTAATGTGAGGCAGGGGCTAGAAGTAGTACCCAGGGCTGTCGTAAACGTGTAACTGCGCGCCTGTCCCGGAGGAGCACGGCCGACCGAACTTCGCCTTCCATCACTTACACTATGTACAAACAGGCAATCGGCTGTGCCGCACGAATAACCAAACAAGAGTCCCGCGTCGCTGACTATACGTATTTACTAGACAACTGCTTGGCGAGCTCGGTATACTTGAGAAACTTGGAGTGGGGGCTCTCCTCGAAACTAGACGGAGTCTGCGGGCTCTTGGCACCGCTGCCGCCGTTGCCTCCGCTGCCGGACGGCGTGGAGGAGCCGCCGCCGCTGTTGACGCCGCTCGCAGAGCTGCCGGATGGAGATCCTTTGACGACTGTGGGCGCGCCGGAAGCCCCCGCGCCGGGCGTCGAAGCTGGGCCCGCGCCGGAGGCCGCACCAGCCGCGGCCGCCGCCTGCTGCTGCGCCGCCTTGAGCGCCACCGGGTCCGGGATGACGCCGTCCTTGACGAAGTGCATTTTGGACAGGTGGTGCCGGTAGGCGCCCTTGGAGATGAAGGGTGTATCACAGAAGGCGCACTTCATGATGGAGTCGGCGGTAACGACGGCGTCATTGCACGCCCAGCTGAAGGCGAGGATGGCGCCCGGGGTGGAGTTGGGCACAGAGGCGCCCGTAGGCCCGGGGGGAATCCCcgcggcgctgctgctgccgctactGCTGCTGCGGCCGCCGCCGTGGCGCTCAGTCTTGTCGCACAGCTTCTGCAGCGCCGCCAGAGGATGACTGCTCGACGTTCGGCTGCCGCCACCAGCGCTGGAGCCCGCCGAGCCGGGGCCGTCCGCCCCCGCTGACCCTCCGGGGCCACCGCCGCCGCTCAGGCTGTCGAACATGGAAGACAGCGCGCCGAGGCTGGACTTCTTGTGCGGTGTGTTGGAACGCTCGCTGCTGGCGGGGCTGCTCCGGCAGGGACTGCTCGCAGTCCCCGGAGACCGCGCCACATTCTCCTCCTCGCGATCCTCAGACCTCCTCTCCCTCTGCTGCcgatcctcctcctgctcctcctccggCTCGGAAGCTTCCTTCTTGACGACTATCGTCGGAGCCGGCGACGTCGAGTGGTCTTCCTCGTTCGGCGTAGGAGGCGCCTCCTTCTTAACTGGCGGCGCGGCGGGCAGTGGCTCCTCGTCCGCAGCCACTGGAGTGGACGGCGGTTCCGACTTGACGCTGGTCGGCGGCGTCTGGACGCGCTTCTCCGGCGTCGTCCTCGGCGTCGTCGCCGCATTCGCCGGAGTCACGCGGCCCGACACCGAGCTGGATTCGCTGCCCGACCGCTCTCTGCTGCGCTGGTGCATGTAGCCTTGCtgttggtggtgatggtgatggtagcTCCGAAGCAAGTTCATGGTCTGCGCGTCGACCAGAGGTTTGGTGTAATCGACGCTCTCGTCGATTCCGAGCCTCTTCAGGATCGACGATCCCATCGGTGCGGCGCCAGCGGCACCGCCGTATCCGGCCATCCCCGCGCCGTGCCTCGCCCGGGAGTCGAAGCTCTTCTCTATCAGCTTTTCGATGGCGTTGAGCACTGACGGCGAGGACACGTCACCACTGCCGGCTGGTGAAGGTGTGGTGACAGAGTTGTGGGCTCCATCTTTGGAGAGATCGGTGGCGGTGAGGCTGCCTCCGGACGGTGGCCTGTGGTGGCGACCGTTGTCCTTGATCAGGGTATCGTGACCATCCACGAGTCCCGTCGACAGCAACCGGTTCTTCAGTAGGTTCCTTTCGTGATTGGCGGCCGCCGCGCCTCCGCCGATGCACTGGCGTATGTGGTCGACGAAGAGGGCCGTTTCGATCTTGTCGCCGCACTTTTCGCATGTGATCCTGCCTCCCGTAACGGCGTCCCGGGGCAGCGACAGCTTCTCGCCGTTCTTGAGCTCGTGCTGCGCCCTCTCCAGTTCGAGCAGCTTCCTCACTGGCAGCGACTTCTTGCGCTTCTCCCTCGGCGCTCGCCGGCTCCGGCCGCTCTCCGTTATCGAGCGCATGATGTGCTCCTTGTAGTGTGAGTTCTTCACCATGTGGTTGCTGAGCTCCTTGAGTGAGCTGAAGGCCTGGTCGCACACTTTGCACGTGAGGACGGCGCTGACGTGCGAACtggcgccgccgcctccgccgccgcccgcGCCACCCCCGCCGCCGGAGACGGCGTTGCCGGCGCCGGAAGCGGCACCCGCGCCTCCGCCTGCGTTGGCGGCGCCGGTGCCTTTGCTGTCGTCGGCAGACTTCCACGAGATGATCTGCTCCTGCGAGATGATGTTGGTGTAGTGCTGCGTCTGCTGCATGTGGCTCGTCATCTCGGCGAGCGAGCGGAAGCTCTGACCGCACCACATGCACTTGAGAATCTGTCGCGTCTGCTCGGCACCCTTGCCGAGCCAGACGTCCTGGCCGCGCACCAGCTTGCGAGGCAGCGGCATCGTCTCCTTGATCAGCAGGTTGAGGTCCGCCGCCGTCGGCTTGCCGCCAGACGACGAGTTGGGCGTGCTCGAGTTGGACGTCGGTGTGGTcggctgcggcgtcggcggctgctGTGGCGTCgtagggggcggtgggggcggaggcggcggcgcGGGCACGTTCACGCCGCAGTGCTTGGCCTCTTTCATGTGCGCCGTCATGGCTGCCAGGCTCGGGAAACTCTGCTTGCACCTGTCATCAAAACAACATCGCTAACTGTAGTGTGCAACGTGGTGTtgaggaagacatttaaaaattacgtgctGTACCAAATGGTGAGGTGTCGCAAAGAATATCCGCAGATAAAAACTTTTCCTAACGTACTAGAACCATGTGCtgaaactagaatgagattttgactctgcagcggagtgtgtgctgatatgaaactttcctggcagattaaaactgtttgccggatcgagactcgaactcgagacctttgcctttcgcgggcaggggctctaccatctgagctacccaagcacgactcccgcccgtcCTCacacctcacagccttacttctgccagtacctcgtctcctaccttccaaactttacagaaactctcctgcgaaccttgcacaactagcactcctgaaagaaaggatagtgcggagacatggcttagccacagcctggaggatgtttccacgatgagattttcactccgcagcggagtgtgcgctggtatgaaactttcctggcagattaaaactgtgtgtgcccgcgaaaggcaaaggtcccgagttcgagtctcggtccggcagacagttttaatctgccaggaaagtttcatttgCTGAAACTATTTGTCGGGAGTGTAGCCTTAgaagaaagtgaaatgtggacaatagataGCACAGCCAACAGAGGGTTTAGACACGTGGCAATACAGTATATTGCTACAGATTAGTTGGAGTAgcaggtaactaatgaagaggaatAGAATCGATTCGAGGAAAAAGGATACGTATGGCACAATTTCACTGAGAGAAGGTATCGTTGACGGAACACATACTCAGGAATCAAGGAATGATTAATTTCGCAATGGACTTAAGCGAGAGGACTAGAAACAAAGGTAAGGAAGGTCATGTTCCCGCCCTCTTCGCAAGCCGCCCATCATGCAGCAAAACTTGGCAGATCTTCACTTTTAGATCCTCGAACATCCACTTCATTCACCTGATTTTACCTCCTCAGACTATCATCTGTTCCCAAACGTCAAGAAACATCACAAGGAAGAATATTTCTGAACAATGAGGAAGCCAGAAATGCTGCAGATGAGTGGTTTCCAGCACAATCCACGATAGAATATTTTTTAATCGGTTAAGCAAGCTGAAACAAAGATGTTACAAATATGTTAAGCTCAAGAAGGGTGGAGGCGGGAATTCTTGAGTAAATAAATGCCTTTAAACCCACACCGACTATTTTTCTTTATAAAGTCAAGTAATTATCAGCACCCGCTCGTAACGGCGTTATTGAAGGAACGTCTTTGCAATTATTAAAGCCATGTACCTGCCGGTGCTTCTACATTCAAAACTGGCCACTTGCGAAGAATAAACAATTCAATTTCCGACATCAGCTCAGAATCACATCAGAATCATGAGTAACAAGCTCGCAACTATGAAACCGAAACTAAACATTACACGGCAACCACCTGGCATTGTACGTGCCATCCGACCATTGAAAACATGGAGATAAACTCACAGAAAAGACACATCCGTGCATCACTAAGTATACTAAAATAAAAGCTGGAGCTGTATTAGCAAGGAACTGAGGTGTCAAATACATCGGATAGAGCATGTCAATTGCTGTCAGATATATGCGTGTTGATAACCAGTTGGTATCTACTTACATAGTACGGAGTTGGTTATCAACATACACACATGCGGCAGCAGTGGATGTTCTTTATCCGGTGTATTTGATACCTCTGTGCCTTGCTGGTACAGCTATGGTTATTATTTGAATGTACTTAGTGTAGCATTGGAGTATCTTTTCTGTGAGTTTACCTCCACGTTTTCAACGGCCAGATGGCAATGTGTCACACGTACGGGGTTTATACTACACCTAtccaatgatctgaagatggcagtatcaACTCTATCTGGGCAATAAGACTTCTATTTTGGAAGCTTTGTCTACATTAAATGTTACagacttgattccatttttcttaCAGCAATCGAAATCGGTATATaaattgtaagtgggctgcttctgtgttggcagcgctgtttaGCGCTTTgcttggatctctgactgcgctttctttgtaagagagactgactggttggactcgttgttggaagttaatcgtcaGTAGcgtcgggcagttggatgttagtcgccagcagtgacggAAGTACTGTTGGGGAGTTGGAGATGAACAACAGTGATGGATTTGAGAAATTAGCGTTGATGGATGGTGGAGGTCTGaaatgttagcgtaggctaacgatctgtatatGTTCGGCTTGCAgaatgaatattattcatgattatatacctttgttctAGATATCAACGACGATTTAcgttcgtgtctgaactggatgtcacactattaaggtaaaaaatacattatttagttttcaacaaaatctttccttcgcTAACCATATGCCTGTTAGTAGTTAATGGCTttactagttagaatcttttatttagctggcagtactgacgctcgctgtattgcagtagttagagtaatgaagatttttgtgaggtaagtgcttaatgaaatgtataggttattgttaagatttcgttttagtcagagccattcttttgaattaattatttgaagttcaaatggttcaaattgctctgagcactatgggactcaactgctgtggtcataagtcccctagaacttagaactactcaaacctaactaacctaaggacatcacacacatccatgcccgaggcaggattcgaacctgcgaccgtagcggtcgtgcggttccagactgtagcgcctttaaccgctcggccactccggccggcatttgaagTCAGATTGTAAGTTTttcgagcagtcagattgcgttgcgctagaatattgtgggccagtgttgacatgataagaaaaagtaaagagaaactaggctcagtacattcagttttactcagctgtttcagaatcaaataacttagaagtttcatcttctcagtcattctgaaaTTTAAATATAGACACACTCATttcaataaagaagtttcaaattcTCCAGAACAGTAACGTACTTCCGGTAAGAGATCCAGCGCGACACTTCTATAGCATTGACCTTGATCGCTGCGTGCCTATTTAAAAATCATGGACCGTCTCGTCGTAAGAGCTCAATATCCTTgggctatgaaatcttcacgggttatcagccgaatgGCGTcatcttctagtcgcaacgtttcaatggatacGCAGTCCATTGAAACGTCGCGAcgagaagacgacgccactcggctgataacccgtgaagatttcatagctgaaatacaacgagaaagcctgcaatcgcataTGACtcaatatacgaggcgtgttttttaagtaagtaccgttttgaaatttaaaaagaaaacgtgctaaggtatctcaataattttatttttacatgaaagcctgtaccttaatctacgcactgacgccattacagtctgattcttctttGTTCACGTTGTGTaccgagtgtttaagatgcctccgataatcgtgagtcccgccgactgtaaagtacgggctgttataagatttcttagttctaaaggcctaaaagcgaccgatattcatcgtgagatctgtgcagtttacggaaaaaacattatgagtgatggaatggtatgaaagtgggtgagagcatttaaagatagccgcacaaatgagcatgatgaacaacggagtgggcgtccttcggtcgttaatgattgtttggtgcaggaagtggacaataaggtgagataaAAAaggcgctttacgatttcctccttgcggaatgactttcctaatgtttctcgtagtgttttgtatgccatTGAGACCGAGCACTTgacttaccgaaaattgtgcgcacgttgggtaccgaaaatgttgacggatgtgcacaaaaccaaacgtttagacagtgcattgactttccttgagcggtaccacaacgatggtgatgatttcttaagccaaattgttacgggtgatgaagcatgagtggcctacgtcacaccagaatcaaagcaacagtccgtggaagttgaggaagggcatcgttttgctgtaaGACAAAGCCCGTCCGcacgtggcgaatcagaccaaagatctcatcacatcttttcgatgggaagctCTGTATCATCCTCCGCACattcccgatcttgcgcccagtgactaccatatgTTCGTGCACTTGAAGAAATACCTGGgctgtcagcgtcttcaagacgctgACGAAGTCAAaatagtggtgatgcagtggttaacaagtcaggcggcagacttctatgaggtgggtattcaaaaactggtacaacgttatgacaagtgcctcaatattgacggaaattatgtggaaaagtagattaaggtacaggctttcatgtaaaaataaaattattgagatatcttagcacgtcttattttaatttcaaatggtacttacttacttaaacagatgtgaaaattaccgaacaatcagtttaataagtcacgcatgcaaaatactaacgtgaattctttacagacgaatggaaaaactggtagaagccgaactcggggaagatcagtttggattccatagaaatataggaacacgtgaggcaatactgaccctaggactcatcttagaagctagattaaggaaaggcaaacctacttttctagcatttgtagacttagagaaagcttttgacaatgttgactggaatactctctttcaaattctgaaggtggcaggggtaaaatacagggagcgaaaggctatttacaatttgtgtagaaacgaggtggcagttataagagtcgaggggcatgaaagggaagcagtggttgggaagggagtgagacagggttgtagcctatccccgatattattcaatctgtatattgagcaagcagtaaaggaaacaaaagaaaaattcggagtaggtattaaaatccatggagaagaaataaaaactttgaggttcgccgatgacattgtaattctgtcagagacagcaaaggacttggaagagcagttgaacggaatgggcagcgtcttgaaaggagggtataagatgaacatgaacaaaagcaaaacgaggataatggaatgtagtcgaattaagtcgggtgatgctgagggaattagattaggtaatggacacttaaaggagttttgctatttggggagcaaaataactgatttgttaacatcgagtatagatttaagtgtcaagaagtcttttctgaaagtatttgtatggagtgtagccatgtatggaagtgaaacatggacgataactagtttggacaagaagagaatagaagctttcgaaatgtggtgctacagaagaatgctgaagattagatgggtagatcatacagggtgagtcacctaatattaccgctggatatatttcgtaaaccacatcaaatactgacgaatcgattccacagaccgaacgtgaggagagaggctagtgtaattggttaatacaaaccataaaaaaatgcactgaagtatgttttttaacacaaacctacgtttttttaaatggaaccccgttagttttgttagcacatctgaacatataaacaaataagtaatcagtgccgtatgttgcattgtaaaatgttaattacatccggagatattctaacctaaagttgacgctggagtaccactcctccgctgttcgatcgtgtttatcggagagcaccgaattacgtagggatccaaagggaacggtgatgggccttaggtacagaagagactggaacagaacattacgtccacatgctaacacctttttattggtctttttcactgacgcacaccacgtgtgtacgtgtacctcacccctcatggtaatgtacatgtgcgtcagtgaaaaagaccaataaaaatatatccagcggtaacgttaggtgactcaccctgtataactaatgaggaggtattgaataggattggggagaagataagtttgtggcacaacgtgactagaagaagggatcgattggtaggacatgttctgaggcatcaagggatcaccaatttagtattggagggcagcgtggagggtaaaaattgtagagggagaccaaaagatgaatacactaagcagattcagaaggatgtaggttgcagtaggtactgggagatgaagaagcttgcacaggatagagtagcatggagagctgcatcaaaccagtctcaggactgaagaccacaacaacaacaacttacttaaaaaacacgcctcgtacttgtTACTCcccgatatacgaggtgtggctagaaaaaaaccggactagttctggtgaaacaataaaacgaatgcaataaggctgaaagtcgcgtggcctgtcacgtgactctcgctccgcctactgctcgagtttcatctgcctcctgcactcagtctgcccgtggcgtctgttttaagaagttgacgttttgtctgtgcgtcggaaaatgttgagtgtaagaaagaacagcgtgttaacatcaaattttgtttcaaactaggaaaatctgcaagtgaaacgtttgtaatgttacaagtgtacggcgatgattgtttatcgcgaacacaagtgtttgagtggtttaaacgatttaaagatggccgcgaagacaccagtgatgacactcgcactggcagaccattgtcagcaaaaactgatgcaaacattgaaaaaatcagtaaacttgttcgacaagatcgccgtttaacaatcagagcagtgtctgagttaacaggagttgacaaggaaagtgttaggcagattcttcatgaaagtttcaacatgaacaaagtgtgttcaaaaatggttccaaagtgtctcacaattgaacagaaggaacgccgaagaatgatttgttctgacatcctggaaaacatt
This Schistocerca nitens isolate TAMUIC-IGC-003100 chromosome 1, iqSchNite1.1, whole genome shotgun sequence DNA region includes the following protein-coding sequences:
- the LOC126227728 gene encoding protein tiptop translates to MHGACGLCLEQVLQTARHTRHAPSGSVSAPAPAPAAEPCTGRGEGGEGVVGGAGAAGPDSPGSKAGGGGASCSESAGSAESSPRCESRDSRASSGPPRCASRESLCSEPHLQHQHHQPLHQAPPAASSPPPVLDFSTKSRGPSALDDSPVLNLSKPATPELAAGAGSASASQPLDLSVGRKRASIDRDSSPSRSPLPPCSPHPPPRKNSRIDYSQAKPPSVVSPWTSPVMAPHFPYFAAAVSASLSPKQQSQSQPLADAASATVAAAAAVALWNGKLKQAQAAAGFGPTPSPSDATKALEKMSELSKLGGDELFRPQGQAANGAAVAAAGANRHSAWQSHWLNKGADQAKDVLKCVWCKQSFPSLAAMTAHMKEAKHCGVNVPAPPPPPPPPPTTPQQPPTPQPTTPTSNSSTPNSSSGGKPTAADLNLLIKETMPLPRKLVRGQDVWLGKGAEQTRQILKCMWCGQSFRSLAEMTSHMQQTQHYTNIISQEQIISWKSADDSKGTGAANAGGGAGAASGAGNAVSGGGGGAGGGGGGGASSHVSAVLTCKVCDQAFSSLKELSNHMVKNSHYKEHIMRSITESGRSRRAPREKRKKSLPVRKLLELERAQHELKNGEKLSLPRDAVTGGRITCEKCGDKIETALFVDHIRQCIGGGAAAANHERNLLKNRLLSTGLVDGHDTLIKDNGRHHRPPSGGSLTATDLSKDGAHNSVTTPSPAGSGDVSSPSVLNAIEKLIEKSFDSRARHGAGMAGYGGAAGAAPMGSSILKRLGIDESVDYTKPLVDAQTMNLLRSYHHHHHQQQGYMHQRSRERSGSESSSVSGRVTPANAATTPRTTPEKRVQTPPTSVKSEPPSTPVAADEEPLPAAPPVKKEAPPTPNEEDHSTSPAPTIVVKKEASEPEEEQEEDRQQRERRSEDREEENVARSPGTASSPCRSSPASSERSNTPHKKSSLGALSSMFDSLSGGGGPGGSAGADGPGSAGSSAGGGSRTSSSHPLAALQKLCDKTERHGGGRSSSSGSSSAAGIPPGPTGASVPNSTPGAILAFSWACNDAVVTADSIMKCAFCDTPFISKGAYRHHLSKMHFVKDGVIPDPVALKAAQQQAAAAAGAASGAGPASTPGAGASGAPTVVKGSPSGSSASGVNSGGGSSTPSGSGGNGGSGAKSPQTPSSFEESPHSKFLKYTELAKQLSSKYV